In the genome of Burkholderia diffusa, one region contains:
- a CDS encoding SDR family NAD(P)-dependent oxidoreductase, which produces MISFAGKTVLVTGGGAGIGRACAQAFGAAGARVAVAELDPARAQDVREALEAAGVDALVGVVDVTRRDEVDAFARTIDARFGGLDVLVNNVGDFLQIAKPFDAHTDDDIARLFDVNLRQVFVVTRAMLPLLRKRGAGGSIVGVSSIEGFRAIPNCTVYASFKAALTGFTKSLALELGPAGIRVNQIAPETTETPQVPVSAMVAAEHRAHVPRWIPLGRFGAAGDIAGAALFLASPLAAWVTGTTLHVDGGALAAAGWYRDPNGFWTNMPVVTGNGFNF; this is translated from the coding sequence ATGATTTCATTTGCCGGCAAGACGGTGCTGGTCACCGGCGGCGGCGCGGGCATCGGTCGCGCGTGCGCGCAAGCGTTCGGTGCGGCGGGCGCGCGCGTCGCGGTGGCCGAGCTCGATCCCGCGCGCGCGCAGGACGTGCGCGAGGCGCTCGAAGCCGCGGGCGTCGACGCGCTCGTGGGCGTCGTGGACGTCACGCGCCGCGACGAAGTCGACGCATTCGCGCGGACGATCGACGCACGCTTCGGCGGCCTCGACGTGCTCGTCAACAACGTCGGCGATTTCCTGCAGATCGCGAAGCCGTTCGACGCCCATACCGACGACGACATCGCGCGCCTGTTCGACGTGAACCTGCGCCAGGTGTTCGTCGTCACGCGCGCGATGCTGCCGTTGCTGCGCAAGCGCGGCGCGGGCGGCAGCATCGTCGGCGTGTCGTCGATCGAGGGCTTCCGCGCGATACCGAACTGCACCGTCTATGCGTCGTTCAAGGCCGCGCTGACCGGTTTCACGAAAAGCCTCGCGCTCGAACTCGGGCCGGCCGGCATCCGCGTGAACCAGATCGCGCCGGAGACCACCGAGACGCCGCAGGTGCCCGTGAGCGCGATGGTCGCGGCCGAGCATCGCGCGCACGTCCCGCGCTGGATTCCGCTCGGGCGCTTCGGTGCGGCCGGCGACATCGCGGGCGCCGCGCTGTTCCTCGCGAGCCCGCTCGCCGCGTGGGTCACCGGCACGACGCTCCATGTGGACGGCGGCGCGCTCGCGGCGGCCGGCTGGTATCGCGACCCGAACGGCTTCTGGACCAACATGCCGGTCGTCACGGGCAACGGCTTCAACTTCTGA